A single region of the Lycium barbarum isolate Lr01 chromosome 2, ASM1917538v2, whole genome shotgun sequence genome encodes:
- the LOC132628582 gene encoding uncharacterized protein LOC132628582, which translates to MTKGQTIEEIDRQLCIAYEEDMSEVGLDDEQHSPIGHNLGIPHEQSEIVTPNQTPQQLQWQPPNIEQLVNNDLSQHPTSMNVVSLTPSMTVEETQTQPCNKRKTLKRKRIQNDTQILTPSASIDQIEVGILFKDKDTVKKCMNNIAITRHQQYKVENSCTQRSRFRGSELFKVVNFEKRHSCSINFITSDTRNATSKVIAEYITDLVRHTLQEITPKFVIEEMRSRYGLHIGYHKAWRYLQHAYNVIRGSPKNNYTLLPQYLHMMKLRNPRTVANIKWTAENKFKYAFFAYGASIEGWKHGRPVMMVDATFLKSKYRGVLMIAVAKDGNNSIFPLAFGISNSENNESYRWFFRHVKKVFGTRKDLPILSDRHASIATAIKELYPNTQHGICIYHMEKNLQKYFPSEAILSLFYNAATTYKQAEFRTYMSQIQQIDPKAAEYIKEEPPERWARSFHTNRRYNMLTTNNVETMNSVLRKARELPIMTCMDYIQNKLQNWYNSFCWENKIGISKTTS; encoded by the exons ATGACAAAGGGACAAACCATAGAGGAAATTGACAGACAACTCTGCATTGCTTATGAAGAAGACATgtctgaagttggattggatgacGAACAACACAGCCCTATTGGACATAACCTTGGGATTCCACACGAGCAGAGCGAGATAGTAACTCCTAACCAGACACCTCAGCAGCTACAATGGCAACCGCCAAACATTGAGCAACTTGTAAACAATGACCTTTCTCAGCATCCAACTTCAATGAATGTTGTATCACTTACTCCGAGCATGACAGTTGAAGAGACACAAACACAGCCATGCAACAAAAGAAAGACACTAAAGAGGAAGAggatacaaaatgatacacaaattttgacaCCTAGTGCATCGATTGATCAAATAGAAGTTGGCATTTTATTCAAAGACAAAGATACCGTGAAAAAGTGCATGAATAACATTGCAATTACTCGTCATCAACAGTACAAGGTAGAAAATTCATGCACGCAACG TTCAAGGTTCAGAGGATCAGAACTTTTCAAAGtagttaactttgaaaagagacatagttgtTCAATAAATTTCATCACCTCTGACACGAGGAATGCAACTTCAAAAGTCATAGCGGAATACATTACAGACCTAGTACGCCATACACTACAAGAGATAACACCCAAATTTGTCATTGAAGAAATGAGAAGCAGATATGGCTTGCACATTGGCTACCACAAAGCATGGCGTTACCTCCAACACGCTTATAATGTCATAAGAGGAAGCCCAAAAAATAACTACACACTtctaccgcaatatcttcacatgATGAAATTAAGAAATCCACGAACAGTTGCTAACATCAAATGGACCGCTGAAAATAAGTTTAAGTATGCTTTTTTCGCTTATGGAGCATCAATTGAGGGTTGGAAACACGGCAGACCAGTAATGATGGTGGATGCAACCTTCTTGAAATCAAAATATCGTGGTGTGCTCATGATAGCAGTAGCAAAAGATGGAAACAACAGCATATTTCCTCTCGCATTTGGTATTTCAAACTCTGAGAATAATGAATCCTACAGGTGGTTCTTCAGACACGTGAAAAAGGTGTTTGGCACGCGCAAAGACCTACCAATTCTTTCCGATCGCCACGCATCAATTGCAACTGCAATCAAAGAACTGTATCCAAATACCCAGCATGGAATATGCATCTACCACATGGAGAAGAACTTGCAGAAATATTTCCCATCCGAAGCGATCCTATCACTATTCTACAATGCAGCAACTACCTACAAACAGGCAGAGTTTCGTACCTATATGTCACAGATACAACAAATCGACCCAAAAGCTGCAGAATACATAAAAGAAGAACCACCGGAAAGATGGGCACGTTCATTCCACACCAACAGGCGTTACAACATGCTTACAACAAACAATGTCGAGACAATGAATTCTGTATTGAGGAAAGCAAGGGAGTTGCCAATAATGACATGTATGGATTACATCCagaacaagctgcaaaattg